In Epinephelus lanceolatus isolate andai-2023 chromosome 16, ASM4190304v1, whole genome shotgun sequence, one DNA window encodes the following:
- the ddah2 gene encoding N(G),N(G)-dimethylarginine dimethylaminohydrolase 2, with the protein MANMCPYGRFTHAVVRGIPETFGKAAGDSRENGETSVDLAKAQRQFGCLTGALRQKVGLQLIEIPPDPELPESWRIEDVAVIQGDTALITRPFKQQRRSEVEAVRRVVSELNLTVVEMGGEEGDSGGATLEGSDVLFTGREFFVGISSHTTHRGAEVLADTFRDFAVSTVPVCGGARLRNICSMGGPDTIIISNSDGAKKTLRMMEQLTDHHYEVLTVPEESAANCIYIKGPSKLNFLLHRPAEECPDSVSAFQKLQDYTLLPTACSEAAKLGASLSSLCLLINRKHTYF; encoded by the exons ATGGCAAACATGTGCCCATATGGCCGCTTCACCCACGCCGTGGTGCGGGGCATCCCAGAGACCTTTGGAAAGGCAGCAGGAGACAGTCGTGAGAACGGGGAGACCTCGGTGGACCTGGCCAAAGCTCAGCGTCAGTTTGGTTGCCTGACAGGAGCCCTGAGGCAGAAGGTGGGCCTGCAGCTGATCGAGATCCCCCCTGACCCTGAGCTGCCAGAGAGCTGGAGGATAGAGGATGTGGCAGTCATCCAGGGAGACACGGCGCTCATCACCAGGCCCTTCAAACAGCAGAGACGCAGCGAG GTGGAGGCAGTCAGGAGGGTGGTGTCAGAGCTGAACCTGACTGTGGTGGAGATGGGGGGCGAGGAGGGGGACTCCGGAGGGGCCACGCTGGAGGGCAGCGACGTCCTCTTCACGGGGAGGGAGTTCTTTGTCGGCATCTCGTCCCACACCACCCACAGAGGGGCAGAAGTGCTGGCAGACACTTTCAGG GACTTTGCTGTGTCCACCGTCCCCGTCTGTGGCGGAGCCCGACTGAGAAACATCTGCTCCATGGGAGGTCCAGATACCATCATCATCAGCAACAGTGACGGGGCCAAAAAGACACTGCGG atgatggagcagctgactgatcaCCACTATGAAGTTCTCACTGTTCCAGAGGAATCCGCAGCAAACTGCATCTACATCAAAGGGCCGTCCAAACTCAACTTCCTGCTCCACCGGCCTGCAGAGGAATGTcctgacagtgtctct GCTTTCCAGAAGCTCCAGGACTACACCCTCCTGCCGACAGCCTGCAGTGAGGCCGCCAAACTGGGAGCATCTCTGTCCTCGCTCTGCCTCCTCATCAACAGAAAGCACACGtatttctga